Proteins encoded together in one Urocitellus parryii isolate mUroPar1 chromosome 3, mUroPar1.hap1, whole genome shotgun sequence window:
- the LOC113176734 gene encoding olfactory receptor 7D4-like: MDAQNDSAASQFLLLGLSEDPDLQPFLFGLFLSMYLVTVLGNLLIILAVSSDSHLHTPMYFFLSNLSFVDICFTSTTVPKMLVNIQAHSKGISYIECLTQVYFLIIFLGMDNFLLTVMAYDRFVAICHPLNYTVIMNPRFCGLLVLMSWLIMFLVSLIDILLMTRLTFSTGTKIPHFFCELAQILNVASSDTLINNIVMYILTALLGMIPMTGILFSYFQIVSSLLRMSSIASKYKAFSTCGSHLCVVSLFYGTVLGVYLSSAVSQASQGSSMASVMYTVVTPMLNPFIYSLRNKDVKGALGRLLGRAASSP, translated from the coding sequence ATGGATGCACAGAATGATTCAGCCGCATCCCAATTCCTCCTCCTGGGACTCTCAGAAGATCCAGACCTACAGCCCTTTCTCTTTGGactgttcctgtccatgtacctggtcacagtgcttgggaacctgctcatcatcctggctgtcagctctgactcccaccttcacacccccatgtacttcttcctctccaacctgtcctttgtggaCATCTGTTTCACCTCCACCACGGTCCCAAAGATGCTGGTGAATATCCAGGCACATAGCAAAGGTATCTCCTACATAGAGTGCCTCACTCaggtgtattttttaattatttttcttggaatGGATAATTTTCTACTGACTGTGATGGCATATGACCGCTTCGTGGCCATCTGCCACCCTCTGAACTACACAGTCATCATGAACCCCCGGTTCTGTGGACTGCTGGTTCTGATGTCTTGGCTCATCATGTTCTTGGTGTCCCTGATTGATATTCTACTAATGACGCGACTGACCTTCTCCACTGGCACTAAAATCCCacatttcttctgtgaactgGCTCAGATTCTCAATGTAGCCAGCTCTGATACCCTGATCAATAATATTGTTATGTATATTCTGACTGCCCTCCTGGGTATGATTCCTATGACAGGGATCCTCTTCTCTTACTTTCAGATTGTCTCTTCCTTATTGAGGATGTCCTCCATTGCTAGCAAGTataaagccttctccacctgtgggtcccACCTCTGTGTGGTCTCCTTGTTCTATGGAACGGTGCTTGGGGTTTACCTCAGTTCTGCGGTGTCCCAGGCTTCCCAGGGAAGTTCTATGGCTTCTGTaatgtacactgtggtcacccccatgctgaaccccttcatctacagcctgaggaacaaggatgtGAAGGGGGCCCTGGGGAGACTCCTTGGTAGAGCAGCCTCTAGTCCTTGA
- the LOC144253579 gene encoding olfactory receptor 7D4-like, producing MEAENHTVLSHFLLLGLSEDPDLQPFLFVLFLCLYLVTVLGNLLIILAVSSDSHLHTPMYFFLSNLSLADICFISTTVPKMLVNIQAHSKDISYLECLAQAYFFIIYGGVDNFLLTIMAFDRFVAICHPLHYTVIMNPRLCVCLVLMSWLIMFWVSLIHVLLLNQLTFSVGTEIPHFFCELAQLLKVAGSDTIINNIFLYVVAALLGVVPVTGILFSYSQIVSSLMKMSSSVGKYKAFSTCGSHLCVVSLFFGTAFGVYLSSAGTQSSSRTMIASMMYTVVTPMLNPFIYSLRNNDVKGALRRLLSRAVFGPSWITDLRTKLTLPNLKLLL from the coding sequence ATGGAAGCAGAGAACCACACAGTCCTAtcccacttcctcctcctgggcctctCAGAGGATCCAGACCTGCAGCCTTTCCTCTTTGTCCTGTTCCTGTGCCTGTACTTGGTCACAGTgcttgggaacctgctcatcatcctggctgtcagctctgactcccacctccacacccccatgtactttttcctctccaacctgtccttggctGACATCTGCTTCATCTCCACCACAGTCCctaagatgctggtgaacattcAAGCACATAGCAAAGACATCTCCTACCTAGAGTGCCTTGCACaagcatatttttttattatttatggtgGAGTGGATAATTTCCTACTGACTATAATGGCCTTTGACCgctttgtggccatctgtcatCCCCTGCATTACACAGTCATCATGAACCCCCGACTCTGTGTCTGCCTCGTTCTGATGTCTTGGCTCATCATGTTCTGGGTCTCCCTGATTCATGTTCTACTGCTGAATCAACTGACCTTCTCCGTAGGCACTGAAATCCCacatttcttctgtgaactgGCTCAGCTACTCAAGGTGGCCGGCTCGGATACCATCATCAATAACATCTTTCTGTATGTGGTGGCTGCCCTGCTGGGTGTCGTTCCTGTCACTGGGATCCTCTTCTCCTACTCTCAGATTGTCTCCTCCTTAATGAAGATGTCCTCCTCTGTGGGCAAGTATAAAGCATTTTCTACCTGTGGGTCTCACCTCTGTGTGGTCTCCTTGTTCTTTGGAACAGCTTTTGGGGTTTATCTCAGTTCTGCTGGGACCCAGTCTTCCTCAAGAACCATGATTGCCTCAatgatgtacactgtggtcacccccatgctgaaccccttcatctacagcctgaggaacaacgATGTCAAAGGGGCCTTGAGGAGACTCCTCAGCAGAGCAGTCTTTGGTCCTTCTTGGATCACTGACCTCAGAACTAAGTTGACTCTGCCGAACCTTAAGCTATTGCTGTGA
- the LOC113176740 gene encoding olfactory receptor 7D11-like, with amino-acid sequence MEEVNHTCVSQFFLLGLSDDPELQPLLFGLLLSMYLVTVLGNLLIILAVSSDSHLHTPMYFFLSNLSFVDICFISTTVPKMLVNIQVQRKDISYIECFTQVYFLIIFIGMDNFLLSVMAFDRFVAICHPLNYTVIMNPRLCVLLVLLCWFIMFWVSLIHILLVKRLTFSLGTEIPHFFCELTQLLDVTSSDTHVNYVVMHVLSALLGVIPMTGILYSYSQIISSLLKMSSIVNKYKAFSTCGSHLCVVSLFYGTAFGVYLSSAVTHASQRRLITSVMYSVITPMLNPFIYSLRNRDVKGTLGRLLSRASSGL; translated from the coding sequence ATGGAAGAAGTGAACCATACATGTGTATCACAGTTCTTCCTCCTGGGCCTTTCAGATGATCCTGAACTGCAGCCTCTTCTCTTTGGACTgctcctgtccatgtacctggtcacagtgcttgggaacctgctcatcatcctggctgtcagctctgactcccacctccacacccccatgtacttcttcctctccaacctgtcctttgttGATATCTGTTTCATCTCCACCACTGTCCCAAAGATGCTGGTGAATATCCAGGTGCAGAGAAAAGACATCTCCTACATAGAGTGCTTCACTCAAgtgtattttttgattatttttattggaaTGGATAATTTCCTCTTATCTGTGATGGCCTTTGACCGctttgtggccatctgccaccctCTGAATTACACAGTCATCATGAACCCCCGGCTCTGTGTCCTCCTGGTTCTGTTGTGTTGGTTCATCATGTTCTGGGTCTCCCTGATTCATATTCTACTGGTGAAGCGACTGACCTTCTCCTTAGGCACTGAAATCCCACATTTCTTCTGTGAGCTGACTCAGCTTCTCGATGTAACCAGCTCTGATACTCATGTCAATTACGTTGTTATGCATGTGTTGTCTGCCTTGCTGGGTGTGATTCCTATGACTGGGATCCTCTACTCTTACTCTCAGATTATCTCCTCCTTATTGAAGATGTCCTCCATTGTGAACAAATACAAAGCattctccacctgtgggtctcacctcTGTGTGGTCTCCTTGTTCTATGGAACAGCATTTGGGGTTTACCTCAGTTCTGCCGTGACCCATGCTTCCCAGAGACGTTTGATCACCTCAGTGATGTATAGTGTgatcacccccatgctgaaccccttcatctacagcctgaggaacagggatGTGAAAGGGACTCTGGGGAGACTCCTCAGCAGAGCATCCTCTGGTCTTTGA